Proteins from a genomic interval of Falco rusticolus isolate bFalRus1 chromosome 7, bFalRus1.pri, whole genome shotgun sequence:
- the CLK3 gene encoding dual specificity protein kinase CLK3 isoform X1 encodes MHHCKRYRSPEQESYLAHRWKRKRSRSRDYEGRLRYPPRRDLARRSRSRSHDRMPYHRRYRRDSDAYRFEDRSPSFGEDYYSTRSRNWRRSRGREQHRPKKHQHHCRKRRTRSCSSASSRSQQSSKRSRSVEDDKEGHLVCRIGDWLQERYEIVGSLGEGTFGKVVECVDHARGKSQVALKIIKNVGKYREAARLEINVLKKIKEKDKENKFLCVLMSDWFNFHGHMCIAFELLGKNTFEFLKENNFQPYPLPQIRHMAYQLCHALRFLHDNQLTHTDLKPENILFVNSDFDTLYNEKKSCEEKSIRNTSIRVADFGSATFDHEHHTTIVATRHYRPPEVILELGWAQPCDVWSTGCILFEYYRGFTLFQTHENREHLVMMEKILGPIPSHMIHKTRKQKYFHNGNLVWDENTSDGRYVQENCKPLRTYMLHDSLEHAQLFDLMRRMLEFDPSQRITFSEALLHPFFAGLSAEERMLCGRGASRDLSR; translated from the exons aTGCATCACTGTAAGCGATACCGGTCCCCGGAGCAGGAGAGCTACCTGGCACACaggtggaagaggaagaggTCTCGCAGCAGAGACTACGAGGGGAGGCTGCGGTACCCACCCCGCAGGGATCTCGCCAGGAGGTCGCGATCGAGAAG CCATGACAGGATGCCTTATCACAGGAGATACAGACGGGACAGTGATGCCTACAGATTTGAAGACCGAAGCCCGTCTTTTGGAGAGGATTATTACTCGACCCGCTCGCGAAACTGGCGGCGATCCagaggcagagagcagcacCGTCCCAAGAAGCATCAGCATCACTGCCGGAAACGCAGGACCAGGTCTTGTAGCAGTGCCTCCTCG AGAAGCCAACAGAGCAGTAAGCGCAGCAGGAGCGTGGAAGATGACAAGGAAGGCCACCTGGTGTGCAGGATCGGCGATTGGCTTCAAGAGCGAT ATGAAATTGTTGGCAGCCTTGGTGAAGGCACTTTTGGCAAAGTGGTGGAGTGTGTGGACCATGCCAG AGGCAAATCTCAAGTGGcactgaaaattataaaaaatgttGGAAAGTACCGAgaagcagccaggctggaaattaatgtcctgaaaaaaatcaaagagaaggaCAAGGAGAACAAATT CTTGTGTGTCCTGATGTCAGACTGGTTCAACTTCCATGGCCACATGTGCATTGCCTTTGAGCTTCTGGGCAAGAACACTTTCGAGTTCCTGAAGGAGAATAACTTCCAGCCATACCCTCTCCCTCAGATCCGGCACATGGCCTACCAGCTCTGCCATGCCTTGAGAT TTTTACATGACAACCAGCTGACTCACACTGACCTCAAGCCAGAAAACATCTTGTTTGTCAATTCGGATTTTGACACTCTGTACAATGAGAAAAAG AGCTGCGAGGAGAAATCCATTCGGAACACAAGCATTCGTGTGGCAGACTTTGGAAGCGCCACCTTCGATCATGAGCACCACACCACTATTGTGGCTACCCGGCACTACCGTCCACCAGAAGTGATTCTGG agctgggctgggcgcAGCCATGTGATGTCTGGAGTACCGGCTGCATTCTGTTTGAGTATTACCGCGGCTTCACGCTCTTCCAG actCATGAGAATCGTGAGCATCTTGTCATGATGGAAAAAATCCTCGGGCCAATTCCATCTCACATGATTCACAAAACTCG gaagcaaaaatatttccacaacGGGAACCTGGTATGGGATGAGAACACGTCTGACGGCAGATACGTCCAAGAGAACTGCAAGCCCCTGCGG ACGTACATGTTGCATGACTCACTGGAGCATGCGCAGCTCTTTGACTTGATGAGGAGGATGTTGGAATTTGACCCTTCGCAGAGGATCACGTTCTCGGAAgccctcctgcatcccttctTTGCTGGCCTCTCTGCAGAGGAGAGGATGCTGTGTGGCCGAGGTGCCAGCCGCGACCTGAGCAGATGA
- the CLK3 gene encoding dual specificity protein kinase CLK3 isoform X2: MSDWFNFHGHMCIAFELLGKNTFEFLKENNFQPYPLPQIRHMAYQLCHALRFLHDNQLTHTDLKPENILFVNSDFDTLYNEKKSCEEKSIRNTSIRVADFGSATFDHEHHTTIVATRHYRPPEVILELGWAQPCDVWSTGCILFEYYRGFTLFQTHENREHLVMMEKILGPIPSHMIHKTRKQKYFHNGNLVWDENTSDGRYVQENCKPLRTYMLHDSLEHAQLFDLMRRMLEFDPSQRITFSEALLHPFFAGLSAEERMLCGRGASRDLSR, translated from the exons ATGTCAGACTGGTTCAACTTCCATGGCCACATGTGCATTGCCTTTGAGCTTCTGGGCAAGAACACTTTCGAGTTCCTGAAGGAGAATAACTTCCAGCCATACCCTCTCCCTCAGATCCGGCACATGGCCTACCAGCTCTGCCATGCCTTGAGAT TTTTACATGACAACCAGCTGACTCACACTGACCTCAAGCCAGAAAACATCTTGTTTGTCAATTCGGATTTTGACACTCTGTACAATGAGAAAAAG AGCTGCGAGGAGAAATCCATTCGGAACACAAGCATTCGTGTGGCAGACTTTGGAAGCGCCACCTTCGATCATGAGCACCACACCACTATTGTGGCTACCCGGCACTACCGTCCACCAGAAGTGATTCTGG agctgggctgggcgcAGCCATGTGATGTCTGGAGTACCGGCTGCATTCTGTTTGAGTATTACCGCGGCTTCACGCTCTTCCAG actCATGAGAATCGTGAGCATCTTGTCATGATGGAAAAAATCCTCGGGCCAATTCCATCTCACATGATTCACAAAACTCG gaagcaaaaatatttccacaacGGGAACCTGGTATGGGATGAGAACACGTCTGACGGCAGATACGTCCAAGAGAACTGCAAGCCCCTGCGG ACGTACATGTTGCATGACTCACTGGAGCATGCGCAGCTCTTTGACTTGATGAGGAGGATGTTGGAATTTGACCCTTCGCAGAGGATCACGTTCTCGGAAgccctcctgcatcccttctTTGCTGGCCTCTCTGCAGAGGAGAGGATGCTGTGTGGCCGAGGTGCCAGCCGCGACCTGAGCAGATGA